From a single Dendropsophus ebraccatus isolate aDenEbr1 chromosome 8, aDenEbr1.pat, whole genome shotgun sequence genomic region:
- the LOC138800059 gene encoding uncharacterized protein, whose product MAEAYRNYTRDGLRSLCEQRGLEGGNRSKDQLIQALMEDDARPEQPVVTTPSSEAAEGPVLESMGHQRTGSASPQNGTDSPLPLILQQMADCDQALRLELIREFAAAAAARERQAEREFTARQAEAERQHQLELARAQRSSNFPPNRESSETGHLKPRLDHFPVMEKDGDLDTFLRGFEKICRQYQLSCEQWARYLTPGLRGKALEVFVSLPRDKDGDYEAIKQALIQKYNLSPEMYRKRFRAMQRGPHDSYSDVVDGLNTNFHQWIEGLSIHTFEDLKDLMVKDQFLHLCPAEVRQFILDREPRDAAQAAKLADTYTANRPPHQKPAVTSWKGGKQTSTNSVPATRPSGGSTPVVPTKPVADTRICFMCRKGGHISRNCPQRKKPTPVPKSPVSPSTVLFVSGRGGKLSDNMQAVTVGNKITMGLRDTGAEITLVRPELVNEEDLIPGKTRTVTGIGGVSPALPMARVFLDWGAGSGIREVGVTDHIPTDVLLATDLGSLVSHYVPADVREDSQVPGISCESPSLVGASAEVYKDDLTVCTNPLNVINMGTNPDANDIGNESDVYNQDCTRLPSVPLTPDPQQVGGTDCKYIAVVTRSGRGHSDTVSGSSSAVCIPAAGGSADSSQLTQGIRADEVMSGNSQSDWAQFQAALLTDGTLQKLRELADSTPAESDTERITWDQGRLYRQMIPTEDQPEWVQSRQLVVPRPFRERLLQVAHEIPLAGHLGIRKTQDRLKQRFYWPGMGKEVANFCRSCLVCQRMGKPGHVPKAPLIPLPIIDEPFQRVAVDIVGPLAVPSSSGKSYILTVVDYATRYPEAVALSSIRADKVADALLTIFSRVGFPKEMLTDQGTQFMSNLMECLCKKIQVQHLVASAYHPQTNGLCERFNGVLKQMLKMLVESHGRDWERYLPHLLFAYREVPQASTGFSPFELLYGRRVRGPLDLIKESWEGEVGHPDVSVVDYVLRFRERMETLTGLVQENMAQAQDSQKRWYDRNARERIYAVG is encoded by the coding sequence ATGGCGGAGGCATATCGAAACTACACGAGAGATGGGCTACGCAGCCTTTGTGAGCAAAGAGGTCTGGAAGGAGGGAATCGCAGTAAAGACCAGCTGATCCAAGCATTGATGGAAGATGATGCCCGGCCAGAGCAGCCTGTGGTCACCACACCATCATCGGAGGCAGCAGAGGGTCCGGTTCTGGAATCCATGGGGCACCAACGTACCGGTAGCGCCAGTCCCCAGAATGGTACGGACTCTCCTTTACCTTTGATTCTCCAACAGATGGCCGACTGCGACCAAGCTTTGCGGTTGGAGCTTATACGGGaatttgcagcagcagcagcagcacgcgAACGCCAAGCTGAACGAGAATTCACCGCACGACAGGCAGAGGCCGAGAGGCAGCATCAGCTGGAACTAGCACGTGCCCAGAGGTCCAGTAATTTCCCACCCAACCGTGAGTCCAGTGAGACGGGACACCTTAAACCCCGTTTAGATCACTTCCCggtgatggagaaggatggggACCTGGACACGTTTCTCAGAGGCTTTGAGAAAATTTGCAGACAGTACCAGTTGTCTTGTGAGCAGTGGGCGCGGTACTTGACCCCAGGACTGAGAGGCAAAGCCCTGGAGGTTTTTGTCTCCTTGCCCAGAGACAAGGACGGTGACTATGAGGCCATTAAGCAAGCCCTCATCCAGAAATACAATCTCTCGCCAGAGATGTATCGGAAACGATTCCGGGCTATGCAGCGTGGACCTCATGACAGTTACTCAGATGTCGTTGATGGATTGAACACCAACTTTCACCAGTGGATCGAAGGACTGTCTATCCACACCTTTGAGGATCTCAAAGACCTGATGGTCAAGGATCAGTTTTTGCACCTGTGTCCCGCAGAAGTTCGTCAGTTCATCTTGGACCGAGAACCCAGAGACGCAGCGCAAGCAGCCAAGCTGGCCGACACCTACACTGCCAATCGGCCCCCGCATCAGAAGCCGGCAGtgaccagctggaaagggggtaAGCAGACTTCTACCAACTCTGTCCCTGCTACTCGACCCTCTGGGGGTTCTACCCCTGTGGTCCCCACCAAACCTGTTGCTGATACCCGCATCTGTTTTATGTGTCGCAAAGGGGGACATATTAGTCGAAACTGTCCCCAGAGAAAGAAACCAACCCCTGTGCCCAAATCACCTGTTTCCCCATCTACTGTTTTGTTCGTAAGTGGACGGGGAGGGAAGCTTAGTGATAACATGCAGGCCGTTACCGTGGGTAACAAAATCACGATGGGCTTGAGGGACACTGGGGCGGAGATCACCCTGGTTCGCCCGGAACTGGTGAACGAAGAGGACTTAATCCCTGGGAAAACACGAACTGTGACTGGGATTGGAGGAGTGAGCCCCGCTTTGCCCATGGCGAGGGTATTTCTTGACTGGGGGGCTGGGAGTGGAATAAGGGAGGTGGGAGTGACGGATCATATTCCCACGGATGTCTTATTAGCCACTGATCTTGGTTCCTTAGTCTCCCACTATGTACCTGCTGATGTCAGGGAGGATTCACAGGTTCCTGGCATTTCGTGTGAATCCCCCTCATTGGTTGGTGCTAGTGCGGAGGTCTATAAAGATGACCTCACTGTTTGTACTAACCCTTTAAATGTGATAAACATGGGTACTAATCCTGATGCCAATGACATAGGTAATGAATCTGATGTATATAACCAGGACTGTACCAGGCTTCCatctgtccccctcacccctgatCCTCAGCAGGTGGGCGGAACAGATTGTAAGTACATAGCTGTGGTGACACGTAGTGGGCGgggccactctgacacagtgagtGGAAGCTCCTCTGCGGTGTGtataccagcagctggagggtcagcTGACAGCTCACAGCTGACTCAAGGCATCAGAGCAGACGAGGTGATGTCTGGCAACTCTCAAAGTGACTGGGCCCAATTTCAGGCAGCTTTGCTGACTGATGGGACGTTACAGAAACTGAGAGAGCTGGCTGATAGCACCCCGGCTGAATCGGATACCGAGCGGATAACCTGGGATCAGGGCCGTCTCTATAGGCAGATGATTCCCACCGAGGATCAACCGGAATGGGTGCAGAGTAGGCAGCTGGTAGTGCCTCGTCCATTCCGGGAGCGACTACTGCAAGTGGCCCATGAGATACCCCTCGCAGGCCACTTGGGTATCCGCAAGACCCAGGACCGGTTGAAACAGCGTTTCTATTGGCCGGGTATGGGAAAAGAAGTGGCTAACTTCTGCCGGTCATGTCTGGTCTGTCAAAGGATGGGAAAGCCTGGGCATGTCCCCAAGGCTCCCCTCATCCCTTTACCGATCATAGATGAGCCGTTCCAGCGGGTGGCCGTAGATATTGTAGGACCGTTAGCAGTACCCAGTAGTTCTGGCAAAAGCTACATTCTGACCGTGGTAGATTATGCTACTAGGTACCCAGAAGCAGTTGCCCTATCCTCCATCAGGGCCGATAAAGTTGCGGATGCACTTCTCACCATCTTTTCCCGAGTAGGATTTCCTAAGGAGATGCTGACGgatcagggaacacagtttatgtCTAACTTGATGGAGTGCCTCTGCAAGAAAATACAGGTGCAGCATCTGGTCGCCAGTGCCTATCACCCACAGACTAATGGTCTGTGTGAGCGGTTCAATGGCGTCCTCAAGCAGATGCTCAAGATGCTTGTGGAGTCCCACGGACGGGACTGGGAGCGGTACCTCCCGCACCTGCTATTTGCTTACAGAGAAGTACCTCAGGCATCCACTGGGTTCTCTCCGTTTGAGCTCCTCTATGGAAGACGAGTACGGGGTCCCCTAGATCTCATCAAGGAATCCTGGGAGGGAGAAGTGGGTCACCCTGACGTCTCGGTCGTAGACTATGTACTAAGATTCAGGGAGAGGATGGAAACCCTGACCGGCCTGGTTCAGGAGAACATGGCCCAGGCGCAGGATAGTCAGAAAAGGTGGTACGACCGAAATGCCCGAGAGCGCATTTACGCCGTCGGCTAA